The following are encoded in a window of Methanobrevibacter sp. V74 genomic DNA:
- a CDS encoding shikimate dehydrogenase yields the protein MNIKGSTNIVGLIGHPVEHSFSPPMHNAAFSDLNMDYAYVAFDVNPNDLKSAIVGARSLNIKGLNVTIPHKIDVVRYLEEIDEIASLIGAVNTIDFEEMKGYNTDGIGAIKAIGEVTSIKDKNVVVAGAGGASRAISFYIAKYGASKLTIVNRNVEYAQRLARDVLNSKLTDNVCADSINRINYYIKHADILIDTTPIGMHPHVGDNPIVTAEDMHEDLVVFDAVYNPNETVLIKEAIRAGAKPVCGIKMLLYQGAESFKIWTGCDAPVDVMEEALRKKINLE from the coding sequence ATGAATATTAAAGGTAGTACAAATATTGTAGGTTTGATAGGTCATCCTGTGGAACATAGTTTCTCTCCACCTATGCACAATGCTGCTTTTAGTGATTTGAATATGGATTATGCATATGTTGCATTTGATGTCAATCCTAATGATTTGAAATCAGCTATTGTGGGAGCAAGGTCATTAAATATTAAAGGATTAAATGTTACAATTCCTCATAAAATCGATGTTGTCAGGTATTTGGAGGAAATTGATGAAATAGCTAGTTTAATCGGCGCGGTTAATACAATTGATTTTGAAGAGATGAAGGGATATAATACTGATGGAATTGGAGCTATTAAAGCAATTGGAGAAGTAACATCAATTAAAGATAAAAATGTTGTTGTTGCAGGTGCAGGAGGCGCTTCAAGAGCCATATCATTTTACATTGCAAAATATGGGGCTAGCAAGTTAACCATAGTAAATAGAAATGTTGAATACGCTCAAAGGTTAGCTAGGGATGTTTTAAATTCAAAATTGACGGATAATGTTTGTGCAGATTCAATAAATCGAATTAATTATTATATAAAACATGCAGATATCTTAATAGACACAACTCCAATTGGGATGCATCCTCATGTTGGGGATAATCCGATTGTCACTGCAGAGGATATGCATGAGGATTTGGTTGTATTTGATGCGGTTTATAATCCAAATGAAACGGTATTGATTAAAGAAGCTATTAGGGCCGGTGCAAAACCGGTATGTGGAATTAAAATGTTGCTTTATCAGGGAGCGGAAAGTTTCAAAATTTGGACAGGATGTGATGCTCCAGTTGACGTGATGGAGGAAGCTTTAAGAAAAAAAATTAATTTAGAATGA